Proteins encoded in a region of the Diabrotica virgifera virgifera chromosome 4, PGI_DIABVI_V3a genome:
- the LOC126883165 gene encoding uncharacterized protein LOC126883165, translating into MQKIPKRSALLDTLHKGFVLSCIGVTIYAGSLFAVRYYNRFIKLKPEKGQELLDRENLLSEGASPDKAPILTV; encoded by the coding sequence ATGCAGAAAATACCCAAGAGAAGTGCTTTATTGGACACCTTGCATAAAGGATTTGTGTTGTCATGCATTGGAGTTACTATTTATGCTGGTTCTTTATTCGCCGTTAGATATTATAATCGTTTTATTAaactaaaaccagaaaaaggaCAAGAATTGTTGGATAGAGAAAATTTACTATCAGAAGGTGCCTCGCCAGACAAAGCTCCTATATTGACTGTTTAA